The proteins below come from a single Asanoa ferruginea genomic window:
- the truA gene encoding tRNA pseudouridine(38-40) synthase TruA, translating into MRARLDIAYDGTDFSGWAVQPGRRTVAGSLVSVLEQVLGADVATGLTVAGRTDAGVHATGQVAHVDLPDPVWAATGPTLLRRLAGLLPGDVRVTALTEAPAEFDARFSALFRRYVYRVTDAPWGANPLRRLDTLAWPRTLDLDRLNEAAVGLHGEHDFAAFCKRKENATTVREVTRLDWRRDASGVLEATVQADAFCQAMVRSLVGAMLVAGDGRRDTSWPAAQLTRRERSSAVTVAPAHGLTLVAVGYPESSGALAARAAATRRLRAPAS; encoded by the coding sequence GTGCGCGCGCGACTGGACATCGCCTACGACGGCACCGACTTCTCCGGCTGGGCGGTGCAACCTGGACGGCGTACCGTCGCCGGCTCGTTGGTTTCGGTCCTGGAACAGGTGCTCGGCGCCGACGTGGCGACCGGGTTGACCGTGGCCGGGCGCACCGACGCCGGAGTGCACGCCACCGGCCAGGTCGCGCACGTCGACCTGCCCGATCCGGTCTGGGCGGCGACCGGTCCGACGCTGTTGCGCCGGCTGGCCGGCCTGCTGCCCGGTGACGTGCGGGTGACCGCGCTGACCGAGGCGCCGGCCGAGTTCGACGCCCGCTTCTCGGCGCTGTTCCGCCGCTACGTCTACCGGGTCACTGACGCGCCCTGGGGTGCCAACCCGCTGCGCCGGCTGGACACGCTGGCCTGGCCCCGCACGCTCGACCTGGACCGCCTCAACGAGGCCGCTGTGGGCCTGCACGGCGAGCACGACTTCGCCGCGTTCTGCAAGCGCAAGGAGAACGCCACCACGGTGCGCGAGGTGACCCGGCTCGACTGGCGCCGGGACGCCTCCGGGGTGCTGGAGGCGACGGTGCAGGCCGACGCGTTCTGCCAGGCGATGGTGCGCAGCCTGGTCGGTGCGATGTTGGTCGCCGGCGACGGTCGCCGAGACACGTCGTGGCCGGCTGCGCAGCTCACCCGCCGGGAGCGCAGCAGTGCCGTGACGGTGGCGCCGGCGCACGGGCTGACGCTGGTCGCGGTCGGCTATCCGGAGTCGTCGGGTGCGCTGGCCGCGCGGGCCGCGGCGACCCGCCGCCTGCGGGCGCCGGCTAGCTAG
- the rplQ gene encoding 50S ribosomal protein L17, protein MPTPTKGPRLGGSPAHERLLLANLATALFRHGKITTTETKAKRLRPLAEQLITKAKRGDLHARRRVLTVVRDKDVVFALFDEIAPRYASRNGGYTRIIKTVPRKGDNAPMAIIELVEELVEAPAAPAKKAARKAAAQRDKVEALTREDEQPPAATSTSAPVTTEAKDDDN, encoded by the coding sequence ATGCCCACGCCCACCAAGGGCCCCCGCCTCGGCGGTAGCCCGGCGCACGAACGGCTGCTGCTGGCCAACCTGGCCACCGCGCTGTTCCGTCACGGGAAGATCACCACGACGGAGACGAAGGCCAAGCGCCTGCGTCCGCTCGCCGAGCAGCTGATCACCAAGGCCAAGCGCGGTGACCTGCACGCCCGGCGCCGGGTGCTGACCGTCGTCCGGGACAAGGACGTGGTCTTCGCCCTGTTCGACGAGATCGCCCCGCGCTACGCCAGCCGCAACGGTGGCTACACGCGGATCATCAAGACCGTTCCCCGCAAGGGCGACAACGCTCCGATGGCGATCATCGAGCTGGTCGAAGAGCTGGTCGAGGCTCCGGCCGCGCCGGCGAAGAAGGCGGCCCGCAAGGCCGCCGCGCAGCGGGACAAGGTCGAGGCGCTCACCCGCGAGGACGAGCAGCCCCCGGCCGCCACGTCGACTTCGGCTCCGGTCACGACCGAAGCTAAGGACGACGACAACTAA
- a CDS encoding DNA-directed RNA polymerase subunit alpha, translated as MLITQRPTLSEESISETRSRFTIEPLEPGFGYTLGNSLRRTLLSSIPGAAVTSIKVDGVLHEFTTIPGVKEDVVELVMNVKELCVSSEHDEPVSMYLRKQGPGDVTAGDIQPPAGVSVHNADLKLATLNSKGRLDMELTVERGRGYVTANQNKSAGAEIGRIPVDSIYSPVLKVTYKVEATRVEQRTDFDRLIIDVETKASIGPRTALASAGSTLVELFGLARELDETAEGIDIGPSPQDAQLAADLALPIEELDLTVRSYNCLKREGINTVGELIGRTEADLLDIRNFGQKSIDEVKMKLAGMGLGLKDSAPNFDPAHVVDSFGEVDYDTDDYRETEQL; from the coding sequence GTGCTCATCACCCAGCGGCCGACCCTCTCCGAGGAGTCGATCAGCGAAACCCGTTCCCGGTTCACCATCGAGCCGCTCGAGCCCGGCTTCGGCTACACGCTCGGCAACTCGCTGCGCCGGACCCTGCTCAGCTCGATCCCGGGCGCGGCTGTCACCAGCATCAAGGTCGACGGCGTGCTGCACGAGTTCACCACCATCCCGGGCGTCAAGGAAGACGTCGTCGAGCTGGTCATGAACGTCAAGGAGCTGTGCGTCAGCTCCGAGCACGACGAGCCGGTCAGCATGTACCTGCGCAAGCAGGGCCCCGGCGACGTCACCGCGGGCGACATCCAGCCCCCGGCCGGCGTCTCGGTGCACAACGCCGACCTGAAGCTGGCGACGCTCAACAGCAAGGGCCGGCTCGACATGGAGCTGACCGTTGAGCGGGGCCGCGGCTACGTGACCGCGAACCAGAACAAGAGCGCGGGTGCCGAGATCGGCCGGATTCCGGTCGACTCGATCTACTCGCCGGTGCTGAAGGTCACCTACAAGGTCGAGGCGACCCGTGTCGAGCAGCGCACCGACTTCGACCGGCTGATCATCGACGTCGAGACCAAGGCGTCGATCGGCCCGCGCACCGCCCTGGCGTCCGCCGGCTCCACCCTGGTCGAGCTCTTCGGCCTGGCCCGCGAACTCGACGAGACCGCCGAGGGCATCGACATCGGCCCGTCGCCGCAGGACGCGCAGCTCGCTGCCGACCTGGCGCTGCCGATCGAGGAGCTGGACCTGACCGTCCGTTCCTACAACTGCCTCAAGCGCGAGGGCATCAACACCGTCGGTGAGCTCATCGGGCGCACGGAGGCCGACCTCCTCGATATAAGGAATTTCGGTCAGAAGTCGATCGACGAGGTCAAGATGAAGCTCGCCGGCATGGGTCTGGGCCTGAAGGACTCGGCGCCCAACTTCGACCCCGCGCACGTCGTGGACTCCTTCGGCGAGGTTGACTACGACACCGACGACTACCGCGAGACCGAGCAGCTCTGA
- the rpsD gene encoding 30S ribosomal protein S4 — MARYTGPDCRRCRREKMKLFLKGSKCDGPKCPFESRPFPPGQHGRGRTKETEYLLQLREKQKARRVYGVLEKQFRGYYEEAVSKKGKTGEVLLQILESRLDNVVYRAGLAKSRDHARQLVKHGHFVVNGKKVDIPSYRVKEHDIVQVREKSQDMTPFIIAQAEAGSKTVPAWLEAIPTQHKVLVHTLPARQVIDTQVQEQLIVELYSK; from the coding sequence ATGGCTCGTTACACCGGTCCAGACTGCCGCCGCTGCCGGCGGGAGAAGATGAAGCTGTTCCTCAAGGGCAGCAAGTGCGACGGTCCGAAGTGCCCGTTCGAGTCCCGGCCTTTCCCGCCCGGACAGCACGGCCGCGGCCGCACCAAGGAGACCGAATACCTGCTCCAGCTTCGTGAGAAGCAGAAGGCCCGCCGCGTTTACGGCGTGCTGGAGAAGCAGTTCCGCGGTTACTACGAGGAAGCCGTCTCGAAGAAGGGCAAGACCGGTGAGGTCCTGCTCCAGATCCTCGAGTCGCGCCTCGACAACGTGGTCTACCGGGCCGGCCTCGCCAAGTCCCGTGACCACGCTCGTCAGCTCGTGAAGCACGGCCACTTCGTGGTCAACGGCAAGAAGGTGGACATCCCGTCCTACCGCGTCAAGGAACACGACATCGTGCAGGTGCGCGAGAAGTCGCAGGACATGACGCCCTTCATCATCGCGCAGGCCGAGGCGGGTTCGAAGACCGTCCCGGCGTGGCTCGAGGCCATCCCCACCCAGCACAAGGTGCTGGTGCACACCCTCCCGGCCCGCCAGGTGATCGACACCCAGGTCCAGGAGCAGCTGATCGTCGAGCTCTACTCCAAGTAG
- the rpsK gene encoding 30S ribosomal protein S11 gives MPPKARAGAAVKKVRRKERKNVAHGQAHIKSTFNNTIVSITDPTGAVISWASAGQVGFKGSRKSTPFAAQLAAEAAARRAMEHGMRKVDVFVKGPGSGRETAIRSLQAVGLEVGQIADVTPQPHNGCRPPKRRRV, from the coding sequence ATGCCACCGAAGGCTCGTGCCGGGGCCGCTGTAAAGAAGGTCCGGCGCAAGGAACGCAAGAACGTCGCCCACGGGCAGGCGCACATCAAGAGCACGTTCAACAACACCATCGTGTCGATCACCGACCCGACTGGTGCGGTCATCTCCTGGGCCTCCGCGGGCCAGGTTGGGTTCAAGGGCTCCCGCAAGTCGACTCCGTTCGCCGCGCAGCTCGCCGCCGAGGCCGCCGCGCGCCGCGCGATGGAGCACGGCATGCGCAAGGTCGACGTCTTCGTCAAGGGTCCCGGTTCCGGCCGGGAGACCGCGATCCGTTCGCTGCAGGCCGTGGGCCTCGAGGTCGGCCAGATCGCCGACGTCACCCCCCAGCCGCACAACGGTTGCCGTCCTCCGAAGCGTCGTCGGGTCTGA
- the rpsM gene encoding 30S ribosomal protein S13: MARLAGVDLPRDKRMEIALTYIYGVGRTRAKEALGATGVSLDKRAKDLSDEELVQLRDYIEANFKVEGDLRREVAADIRRKVEIGCYEGIRHRRGLPVRGQRTRTNARTRKGPKRTVAGKKKPGKK, translated from the coding sequence ATGGCACGTCTAGCCGGCGTCGACCTCCCGCGCGACAAGCGCATGGAGATCGCGCTCACCTACATTTACGGGGTCGGTCGGACCCGCGCCAAGGAAGCCCTTGGCGCTACCGGCGTTTCCCTGGACAAGCGTGCAAAGGACCTCTCGGACGAGGAGCTCGTGCAGCTCCGCGACTACATCGAGGCCAACTTCAAGGTAGAAGGCGACCTGCGCCGCGAGGTCGCCGCTGACATCCGCCGCAAGGTCGAGATCGGCTGCTACGAGGGCATCCGGCACCGCCGTGGCCTGCCCGTCCGCGGGCAGCGCACGCGCACCAACGCGCGCACCCGTAAGGGCCCGAAGCGGACCGTCGCCGGCAAGAAGAAGCCCGGCAAGAAGTAA
- the rpmJ gene encoding 50S ribosomal protein L36: protein MKVKPSVKRICNKCRVIRRHGRVMVICDDPRHKQRQG from the coding sequence GTGAAGGTCAAGCCGAGCGTCAAGCGAATCTGCAACAAGTGCCGCGTTATCCGCCGGCACGGCCGGGTCATGGTCATCTGTGACGACCCGCGCCACAAGCAGCGCCAGGGCTAG
- the infA gene encoding translation initiation factor IF-1, translating to MPKKDGAIEIEGRVIEPLPNAMFRVELANGHRVLAHISGKMRQHYIRILPEDRVVVELSPYDLTRGRIVYRYK from the coding sequence ATGCCGAAAAAAGACGGGGCCATCGAGATCGAGGGTCGAGTCATCGAGCCATTGCCGAACGCCATGTTCAGGGTGGAGCTCGCCAACGGCCACAGGGTTCTGGCTCACATCAGTGGCAAGATGCGGCAGCACTACATCCGCATCCTGCCCGAGGACCGGGTCGTGGTGGAACTCTCGCCTTACGACCTGACCCGTGGGCGCATCGTCTACCGCTACAAGTAA
- a CDS encoding DUF1707 SHOCT-like domain-containing protein produces the protein MRAGDAERQQVADQLRAALELGRLDLTEYDERLSRTYAAKTFGDLDGLLDDLPDTMPPTAGAQLMVPIRNDALVPGPDGRFPNATARWLSHTWDSYFATVTIVVAIWAVICLMTAQWLYFWPAWVAGPWGAVLLVSTIGGLASGEPQKWAADRARQEQRKRNKRAAEDAENEDD, from the coding sequence ATGCGGGCGGGCGACGCGGAGCGGCAGCAGGTGGCCGACCAACTCCGCGCAGCCCTCGAACTGGGCCGCCTCGACCTCACCGAATACGACGAACGGCTCAGCCGGACCTATGCGGCGAAGACGTTCGGCGACCTGGACGGGCTCCTCGACGACCTCCCGGACACCATGCCACCCACCGCTGGCGCGCAACTCATGGTTCCCATCCGCAACGACGCCCTCGTGCCGGGGCCGGACGGGCGGTTCCCCAACGCCACCGCGCGCTGGCTGTCGCACACCTGGGACAGCTACTTCGCCACGGTCACGATCGTCGTGGCCATCTGGGCGGTCATCTGCCTGATGACGGCGCAGTGGCTCTACTTCTGGCCGGCCTGGGTCGCCGGTCCCTGGGGCGCGGTCCTGCTGGTCTCGACGATCGGCGGGCTGGCCAGCGGTGAACCGCAGAAGTGGGCGGCCGACCGGGCCCGGCAAGAACAGCGGAAACGGAACAAAAGGGCTGCCGAAGACGCTGAAAACGAAGACGACTGA
- a CDS encoding class I SAM-dependent methyltransferase — MNVSANYETDQHLKTRQSIWAYGAAGPLPARVLDLVAVPETALVVDVGCGNGNYLGELRRRGHRGPMLGLDLSPGMAAAAATASGASTAVADAQFLPVRTAVGRLTLAPHMLYHVPDIPLALAEIRRITAPGGRAAIVLNSLQHTHEIDALLAAVTTDLLGRPVTMVWEGKRFRSDRADELLPTVFDDVEKHDLGWVATVTSAAAVRGYVESIPASGFAVPDDRRAEVLTEFERRVAAHIAAAGSFPVTSGAVAYVCG; from the coding sequence ATGAATGTCTCCGCGAATTACGAAACAGATCAGCATCTCAAGACCAGGCAGAGCATCTGGGCGTACGGTGCGGCCGGTCCCCTACCCGCCCGAGTGCTCGACCTGGTCGCGGTTCCGGAGACAGCGCTGGTCGTGGACGTGGGCTGCGGAAACGGCAACTACCTCGGCGAGCTGCGCCGGCGCGGCCATCGCGGCCCGATGCTGGGCCTGGACCTCTCGCCGGGCATGGCCGCCGCCGCGGCGACGGCCTCGGGCGCGTCGACGGCTGTCGCGGACGCCCAGTTCCTTCCCGTCCGCACCGCCGTCGGGCGGCTGACCCTCGCGCCGCACATGCTCTACCACGTCCCGGACATCCCGCTGGCCCTGGCGGAGATCCGGCGCATCACGGCACCCGGCGGGCGCGCCGCCATCGTGCTCAACAGCCTTCAACACACGCACGAGATCGACGCGCTGCTCGCCGCGGTCACGACCGACCTGCTGGGCCGCCCGGTCACCATGGTCTGGGAAGGCAAGCGGTTCCGCAGCGACCGCGCCGACGAGCTGCTGCCGACCGTGTTCGACGACGTCGAGAAGCACGACCTGGGCTGGGTCGCCACGGTCACGTCGGCGGCCGCGGTGCGCGGCTATGTCGAGAGCATCCCGGCGAGCGGGTTTGCCGTGCCCGACGACCGCCGCGCCGAGGTGCTGACCGAGTTCGAACGCCGCGTGGCGGCCCACATCGCCGCCGCCGGCAGCTTCCCGGTGACCAGCGGAGCCGTCGCCTACGTCTGCGGCTGA